The Pseudomonas chlororaphis subsp. piscium genome contains the following window.
GGGCGGACATGGAACAAGGTCAGCGAATGGCAAGGTCACTGAATGGATAGCTACGCCCCGCGCAACTGGCAACCCCACGAAAAGCCCAGCTTGCCCGGCTCCCCCTCGACGCCGCTGCACCCCAGCCACAAGCGCCTGGCCTATGCCCTGGTCGGTTTGCTGGTGGCGATCACCGGCGGCCTCGGCAACTCCCTGGTGGTCGCCAACCTGCAGTATCTGCAAGGGGCGCTGGGCGCGACCACGGCGGAAATGGCCTGGCTGCCGGCGGCCTATGTGATGACCAACGTGTCGATGAACCTGCTGCTGGTGAAGTTTCGCCAGCAGTTCGGCCTGCGTGCCTTTACCGAGGTGTTCCTGGTGCTCTATGCGCTGGTGACCTTCGGCCACCTGTTCGTCAACGACCTGAGTTCGGCCATCGCCGTGCGCGCGGCCCACGGCATGGTCGGCGCGGCCCTGAGTTCCCTGGGCCTGTACTACATGGTCCAGGCCTTCCCGGCCAAGTGGCGGATGAAGGCCCTGGTGCTGGGGTTGGGCGCCTCGCAACTGGCCTTGCCCCTGGCCCGGCTGTTTTCCGAAGACCTGTTGCAGATCGCCGAATGGCGCGGCCTGTACCTGTTCGAGCTGGGGCTGGCGCTGGCCTCCCTGGGCTGCGTGTTCCTGCTCAAGCTGCCGCCCGGCGACCGTTTCCGCACCTTCGAGAAACTCGACTTCCTGACCTTCGCCATCCTCGCCAGCGGCGTCGCGCTGCTGTGCGCGGTGCTGTCCCTGGGGCGCATCGACTGGTGGCTGGAGGCGCCGTGGATCGGCTACGCCAGCGCCGGCTCCATCGTGCTGATCCTCGCCGGCCTGGCCATCGAACATAACCGCAGCAACCCGATGTTGATGACCCGCTGGCTGGGCAGCGGGGCGGCGATCCGCCTGGCCCTGGCGGTGATCCTGATCCGCATGGTGCTGTCCGAGCAGTCCACCGGCGCCGTGGGTTTTCTCCAGGCGCTGAACATGAGCAGCCAGCAGATGCGCCTGCTGTATGGGGTGATGCTGCTGGGCAGCATCGCGGGTCTGGCCACCAGCGCCCTGACCATCAACCCGGCGCACCTGCTGATGCCGCTGGTCATCTCCCTGGCGTTGATGGCCGTGGGTTCGGTGATGGACAGCTTCTCCAGTAACCTCACGCGCCCGGCCAACATGTATTTCAGCCAGTTCCTGCTGGCCTTCGGCGGGACATTCTTTCTCGGCCCGACCATGGTCCTGGGCACGCGCAACGTGCTGACCAACCCACGCAACCTGGTGAGCTTCTCGGTGCTGTTCGGCATCTGCCAGAACCTCGGCGGGCTGATCGGTTCGGCTCTGTTGGGGACCTTCCAGATCGTCCGCGAGAAATACCATTCCAGCCATATCGTCGAGCAACTGGTGATGATGGACCCGCGAGTGCTGGGCCGGGTGCAGAGCGGCGGGGCGGCGGTCGGCAGGATGATCGCCGACCCGCAGGCACGCGAGCTGCAAGGCATCCGCAGCCTGGCCAGCGCCGCCACCCGCGAAGCCAACGTGCTGGCCTACAACGATGTGTTCATGCTGATCGCGGTGATCGCCGTGCTGACCATGATCTGGATCTTCATTCGCAGCCTGTGGCTGATGAGCACGACCAAGGCGGTCACGCCCGCCACCTCGACTTCTGCCCCGACTCCCGTCCAACCCAGCGGTGCCATTTCTTCATGACCGAACCGACCATCACCACGACCAACGCCATTGCCTCGACGCCGGAAGGCAGCGCGCCGCCCTCGATGCCGATCACCGAGCCGCGTTCGCTGCGGGTGCGGATCATCTCGTCCCTGGGGTTCGCCGCGATCGCCATCAGCGGCGTGCTGGTCGTGCTTTATGCCTGGCAGCTGCCGCCGTTCAGCAGCGCCATCGAAAGCACCGAGAACGCCCTGATGCGGGGCCAGGTGACGATCATCGGGCCGCAGCTCAGCGGTTATGTGTTCGAGGTGCCGGTGCAGGACTTCCAGTTCGTCAAGGCCGGCGACCTGCTGGTGCGCCTCGACGACCGCATCTACCAGCAGCGCCTGGACCAGTCCCTGGCCCAGTTGGCGTCGCAGAAGGCGGCCCTGGCCAACGTGGTGCAGCAACGCAACAGCGCCGAAGCCACCATCAAGCTGCGCCAGGCGGCGCTGGCCGACAGCCAGGCCCAGGCGCGCAAGAGCGCCGCCGACCTGCGGCGCAACCAGGAACTGATCGCCGACGGCTCGGTGTCCCAGCGTGACCTGGACGTGACCCGCGCCGCCAACGCCCAGACCATCGCCGCGGTGGCCCAGGCCCAGGCGCAGCTGGACATCGCCCGCCAGGACCTGCAGACGGTGATCGTCAATCGCGGTTCGCTGGAGGCTGCGGTGGCCAATGCCGAGGCGGCTGTGCAACTGGCGCGGATCGACCTGTCCAACACCCGGGTCACCGCGCCGCGGGATGGCCAGCTGGGGCAGATCGGCGTACGCCTGGGGGCTTACGTCAACTCCGGTGCGCAGCTGATGTCGCTGGTGCCGAACCAGCTCTGGGTGATCGCCAACATGAAGGAAACCCAGATGGACAACATCCGCGTCGGCCAGCCCGCGAGCTTCACCGTCGACGCGCTCAACCACCGCAAATTCCACGGCCATGTGCAGCGCATCTCGCCGGCCACCGGTTCGGAGTTCGCCTTGTTACAGGCCGATAACGCCACCGGCAACTTCGTCAAGATCGCCCAGCGGATCCCGGTGCGCATCACCGTCGACCCCGACCAGGCAGAAAGCGAGCGCCTGCGCCCGGGGATGTCGGTGGTGGTGAGTATCGATACGGCTGGCGAGGGGGATGAGCACATCGAGTGATGTGCTCCCCTTGTAGGAGCGAGGCTTGCCCGCGATGAGGCCCGCCCGGCCAATACAGATCCGGAGCTGGCGTCAGATTCAAGATCCTATCGCGGGCAAGCCTCGCTCCTACAGATGCGCTCAGGCGGCGGTGAGGGGCGGCAGGGTGCCGAGCAGGGACACGGCCGCCACCGCGGCGATCCCCAGCAGCCATTCCAGCAGCACGCTGCGGCGCAGGGTGCCCAAGCGTTGCTGGCAGTCCTCGATCCGCAGGCGGTTGAACAGGGCCAGGGCGAACATGCCGCATACCAGCAGCACCTTGATCAGCAGGATCAGGGCGAAGCCGGACAGCAGCGGTGTCGGCCACAGCTGGCCGGTCAGGACCCGCACATTGATCAGCCCACTGAGGGTCAACCCGGCCACCAGCCCATAACCGACCCCACTGAAGCGCCGCAACAGCTGGCCCAGCGGCAGGCCGTCCGGCTGCCACAGAAGCATCAGCAGCACCAGCAAACCGCCGAGCCACAGGCTGACGCAGCTCAGGTGGACGATCTGGTTGAGAATCAGCAACTGGCCGCCGAGGCCGTCGAGCATGGCGCCGTGACCCACCGGGGCGAGGGTGGCCAGTAGCAGGGCGGCGAGAATTAGCCGTGGCGCCAGCCGCTCACCCAGGCGAGTCAGCAGCAAAACCACCAGCGCGCCATTGAGCAGCAGATGCCAGCTCCATACCTGGCCAAAAAAGGTGTTGCCCAGCACCAGTCGCAAGGTCGCCGGGTCGAGGGCCGCGGCGCCGCTGCCGGCCATGCTGGCGGTGATCAACAGCAACCAGCAGATGCCCGTGGCCAGGGCGATCCCGGTCAGCCAGCGACCGAGTCGGGTCAGGTTGCGATCCAGTGCGGCACAGGGTTCGCGCCCCAACAACAGGGGCCTGAACACCCAGGCCCCGAACAGCAGCAGGACTGCCGCGAAATGCACGAAGCGGCAGAGCACCAACAGGGTCGACATCGGTTACTGGCCGACCTTGAAGCTGTAGCTGCCTTCGCTCGTGTGGGTATCGACCGACACCGCGTGCCACTCGACCTTGTAGGCGCCCGCCGTCAGTGGCGCCGCCGGGGTCACGATCAGGGTCTTCTTGTCCGCGCCTTCGGTGGCCAGGGCTTTGACGGCGACCGCCGCGCCATCCTTGCTCAGGCTGACTTTGGTGAAGGTCGCCTCGACGCCTTCGGAGAACACCAGGCGCAGTTCGCTCGGCGCGCTCACCGTGCTGTCGGCCGCCGGGACCTGGCTTTGCAGGTGGGCGTGGGCGAAGGCCGAGGAAGCGGCGACGAGAGAGGCCAGCAGGGCGCTGGTGGTCAGGAGTTTTTTCAGCATGGGAAATACCTGTTCAATGAGTGTCGGGTAGTCGCTGCGCCTATGAGTATAAGGACCGCGGCAGGGTCGCTGGATGAAACATCGACGTGGCGTTCAAGGGGTTTTCAGGCGCATATGGATGATCGGGAACGGCCGGCCCTGGCCGTCGGTTTCCGAGCGGCCGATGTCTTCGAAACCGTAGTGCCGATAAAAACCATGGGCCTGGGGGTTCTGTTCGTTGACGTCGACACTGAGCCGAGGATGGCGGCTGCGCACGTGGTCCAGCAGTTGTCGGCCGACTCCCTGGCCACGGCGGACCGGTTCGATAAACAGCATTTCCACCTTTTCGCCGGCGCTGGCGATAAAGCCGGCCGGGGTGCCGTCGTCATCCACCAGCAACCAGACCTCGAGGGCCGGCAGGTAGGTGTCGCGCACCAGGGGGTAGAGCAGTTGGATATCGTCTTCGCTAATGAAGTCGTGGGTGGCCCGCACCGAGCGGTCCCACAGGGCGGCGAGCTGCGGATCGTCCGCGGGCCAGCGTTTTCGAATGTGCATGAGCATGATCCATGGCGGCGTTGCAGGATGGCCGAAACCCTCAGGGTTCGGCGGCGAAAGTCCTGCCTGCATGTCCGTGTCGCGAATCAACGCCTGGACGGAACACTTCAGGTGCCTGGGAATAAGGCGGGAAGGATCCTAACCAATCGTTTTGGCCGGGGAAAGCCAGGTACAGGAAGTTTCGTTTTTGTACGAGGGCCAATGCTAGTCTTGCAGCAGACTGTTTTCAGGGAGCCCCTATGGGCAATCACAAGATCGAGATCCGTCGCAGCAACGTCGAGAAGATCCTCCTGGCGGCGGAAAAGGTATTCGCCGAAAAAGGTTTCAGCGGCACCGCCATGGCCGATATCGCCGCCGAGGTGCAATTGCCGCGCTCCAACCTGCATTACTACTTCAGCACCAAGAGCGAGCTGTACAGCGCGGTGCTGTTGGAGCTGCTGGAACTGTGGAAGCAGGACGCCCTGTGCTTCGAGATGTTCGACGACCCGCGGGTGGTGCTCAGCAGCTACATCCGCGCCAAGATGAACCATTCCCGCAGCCGGCCTTATGGCTCGAAAGTCTGGGCCAACGAAATCATCCACGGCGCGCCGACCCTGGGTGAGGCCCTGGACGCCAGCCTGTACGACTGGGCGAAGATGAAGGAAGCGAAGATCCGCCAGTGGGTCGAAGACCAACGCATCCTGCCGGTGGAGCCGTCGAGCCTGCTGTACATGATCTGGGCCTCGACCCAGCACTACGCCGACTTCGACCACCAGATCATGATCATCAACGAGCACCAGCCGCTGTCGGACATGCAGTTCGAAAAGGCGGTGCAGACGGTGACCAGCGTGATTTTGCGGGGGATTGGGTTGGAGCCGTAGGCGTCCCTGAGATTGCTATCGATATCGCTGGAGCACCAGACAGTATGCGTTATCGTTCACCTCCATCGCGGGCAAGCCTCGCTCCTACAGAAGCGCACGGTCTTCTTCTGTAGGAGCGAGGCTTGCCCGCGATGACGTCAGTCCAGTCAATGAGCGTTATCCGGCGAATCCTCTAACCATCCAGTCACACCGCCTCGCGATACGGATTGCGCGGATCATGCTGCCAGTCGAGGAACGGCTTGCCGGTGTCCTGGGGCACCATCTCGATGCAGTCCTGCACCGGGCAGGTGATCTGGCACAGGTTGCAGCCCACGCATTCGGCGTCGATCACCTCGTACTTATGCGTGCCGTCGGCCTGCCTGAGGCTGGCGATGGCCTGGTGCGAGGTGTCTTCGCAGGCGATATGGCAGCGACCGCAGCCGATGCAGGCGTCCTGGTCGATCTTGGCGATCACCTGGTAATTGATATCCAGGTACTTCCAGTCGGTGGTGTTGCCCACGGCCTTGCCGGAAAACTGCTGCAGGCTGCTGTAGCCCTGGCTGTCCATCCACCGCGACAGGCCGTCCTTCATCTCCTCGACGATGCGGAAACCATGGAGCATCGCCGCCGTGCACACCTGTACCGCGCCGCAGCCCAGGGCGACGAATTCCGCCGCGTCGCGCCAGGTGCCGATGCCGCCGATACCGCAGATCGGCAGGCCCTGGGTCTGCGGGTCGCGGGCGATCTCCGCCACCATGTTCAGCGCGATCGGCTTGACCGCCGAGCCGCAGTAGCCGCCGTGGGTGCTCTGGCTGCCGACCATGGGGTTGGCCACCATGCGCTCCAGATCGACGCTGGTGATGGAGTTGATGGTGTTGATCAGCGACACCGCGTCGGCGCCGCCGCGATGGGCCGCGCGGGCGGCCATGCGGATGTCGGTGATGTTCGGCGTCAGCTTGACGATCACCGGCAGCGAGCAATAGGTCTTGCACCAGCGGGTGACCTGTTCCACGTACTCCGGCACCTGGCCGACCGCCGCGCCCATGCCGCGTTCCGGCATGCCGTGGGGGCAGCCGAAGTTCAGCTCGATGCCGTCGGCGCCGGTGGCTTCCACCAGGGGCAGGATGTTTTTCCACGACTCTTCGACGCAGGGCACCATCAGCGACACGATCAGCGCGCGGTCCGGCCAGTCCTTCTTGACCTGGGTGATTTCCTTGAGGTTGATCTCCAGGGAGCGGTCGGTGATCAGTTCGATATTGTTGATGCCCAGCACTTCGCGGTTGGCGCCGAAGTGCGCCGAGTAGCGTGACGACACGTTGACCGCCGCCGGGTCCTCGCCCAGGGTTTTCCAGACCACGCCGCCCCAGCCGGCCTCGAAGGCGCGGACCACGTTGTAGGCCTTGTCGGTCGGCGGCGCGGAGGCCAGCCAGAATGGGTTGGGGGCCTTGATACCGGCGAACACAATCGAGAGATCGGCCATTTACGCAGCCTCCACATTGAGCATGAGTTGGGCATGCATGGCTTCGGCGGCCCGCTTGCCGTGTTGCACCGCCTGCACGGTGAGGTCCTGGCCGAGGCTGACGCAGTCGCCGCCGGCATACACCCCGGGGATGCTGGTGCGCAGCTGCTCGTCGACCTCGATGCGTTCGCCGGCGCGCTTGAGTTCGCGGGCCAGCGGGTCGCCCAGGGCGGCGCCGTCGAACGCCTGGCCGATGGCCTTGAAGATCGCGTCGGCGGCCAGCTCGAAGGTTTCCCCGGTGGTCTGCAGCCGGCCCTCCACCAGGCGGGTACGGGCGAAGCGCATGCCGCGCACCCGACCCTGGGCGTCGAGCAGCACTTCCTCGGGGGCGGCCCAGGTCAGCAGGCGCACCTGATTGGCCTTGGCGATGTCCTGTTCATGTTGGGTGGCGCCCATGTCCTCGACGCCGCGGCGGTACACCAGGTTCACGTCGTGGGCACCGAGGCGGGCCATCTGCACCGCCATGTCGATCGCCGTGTTGCCGGCGCCGAGGACGATGCAGTGGTCGGCCAGGGGCAGTTGAGTGAGGTCGTCGGCCTGGCGCAATTCACGGATGTAGTCGGTGGCGGCCAGCAGGCCGGGGGCGTCTTCATGGGGCAGGCCCAGCTGTTTGCTGGCGGCCAGGCCGAGGCCGAGGAACACCGCGTCGAACTGCTGGTGCAGTTCGGTGAGGCTCAGGTTGTCGCCGAGCTTGTGCCCGTGGCGGATCTCGATGCCGCCGATCTGCAACAGGAAATCCAGCTCCTTCTGGGCGAAGTCGTCCACCAGTTTGTACTTGGCGATTCCGTATTCGTTGAGGCCGCCGGCTTTTTCCCGGGCCTCGAAAATCACCACCTCATGGCCGTGCATGGCGCAGCGGTGGGCGCACGATAGCCCCGCCGGCCCGGCGCCGACCACGGCGATGCGCTTGCCGGTGGCGGCGGCGCGCTGGAACGGGTGCTGGCTGAAGTGCGCGTTGTCCACCGCGTAGCGCTGCAGCAGGCCGATCAGCACTGGCGCGCATTCCTGGGCGTTGTTGCGCACGCAGGCCTGCTGGCACAGGATCTCCGTCGGGCACACCCGGGCACAGCTGCCGCCGAGGATATTGGCCGAGAGAATCTTCTGCGCCGCGCCCTGCACGTTGTCGGTGTGGATATGGCGGATGAACGAGGGAATGTCGATCTCGCTGGGGCAGGCGTTGACGCACGGCGCGTCGTAGCAATACAGGCAGCGCGAGGCTTCCAGATGCGCCTGGCGGTCGTTGAGCGGTGGCGCCAGGTCGCTGAAATGGCCGGCGAGGGTGGCACCATCCTCCTGGGGATGGGGCAAGTGGTTCAGGGTCTTGATCACGGTTTTGACCTCAGTTTTTTTGTCGATTGCCTCTGACGGGCATTGTTTTCACGAACGGGGCGGACACCCCGCTGGATTCGCTGCAACGCGTCCTGTAGCCGCTGCCGCAGGCTGCGATCGGCTGCGAAGCGGCCGCAAGGGCGGATACCGCGTTCTGTCTGGAGAACCGCGAGCGCTGGTTTGGCGACAACTGCGTTGTCGATCGCAGCCTGCGGCAGCGGCTACAGGTATTCGGTTTAGGTGCTTGGCTCAGCGTTTGACGGCAGTGGGCTTGTGCGCCTCGGCGCGCTTGCTCAGCAGGTCGAACACCGCCGGATAGGCCGGGCGCTCGACATAACGACCCGCGCCGCGCTCGGCGCGCAGGTCGCCGTCGGCCCAGACCAGCTTGCCCTGGCTGATGGTGTGGCTGGGCACGCCGCGCACGGTCTTGCCTTCGAAGATGTTGAAGTCCACCTGCTGGTGGTGGGTCGCGGCGGAGATGGTGCGGCTGCCTTGCGGGTCCCAGAGCACCAGGTCGGCATCGGCGCCGACGCGGATCGCGCCCTTGCGTGGGTAGAGGTTGAAGATCTTCGCCGCGTTGGTGGAGGTCAACGCGACGAAGTCCTGCATCGACAGGCGCCCGCTGTTCACCCCCTCGTCCCAGAGCACGGCCATGCGGTCTTCGATGCCGGCGGTGCCGTTGGGGATCTTGCTGAAGTCGTCGCGGCCGGCGGCTTTCTGCTCGGCGCAGAAGCAGCAGTGGTCGGTGGCGGTGGTGTGCAGGTTGCCCGATTGCAGGCCGTGCCACAGCGCGTCCTGATGCCCATGAGGGCGGAAGGGCGGGCTCATTACGTAGCCGGCGGCGGTCTGCCAGTCCGGGTGGCGGTACACGCTGTCGTCCAGCAGCAGGTGCCCGGCCAGCACTTCGCCGTACACCGACTGGCCCTTGCCGCGGGCGTAGGTGATTTCGTCCAGCGCCTCTTTGGTCGAGACGTGCACCAGGTACAGCGGCGTGCCGAGGGTTTCGGCAATGCGGATCGCCCGGCTGGCGGCTTCGCCTTCGACCTGGGAAGGGCGCGACAGCGGGTGGGCTTCCGGCCCGGTGATGCCCTGGGCCAGCAACTTGCGTTGCAGGTGGTAGACCAGCTCGCCGTTCTCCGCGTGCACGGTCGGCACGGCGCCGAGTTCCAGGCAGCGCTCGAAGCTCGCCACCAGGGTGTCGTCGGCGGCCATGATCGCGTTCTTGTAGGCCATGAAATGCTTGAAGCTGTTGACCCCGTGATGGCTCACCAGCTCGGCCATTTCCTCGCGCACCTGCTCGCTCCACCAGGTGATGGCGACGTGGAAGCCGTAGTCCGATGCGGACTTCTCGGCCCAGCCGCGCCACTGGTGAAAGGCCTCCAGTAGGGATTGCTGCGGGTTGGGAATCACGAAGTCGATGATCGAGGTGGTGCCGCCCGCCAGGCCCGCCGCGGTGCCGCTGAAGAAGTCTTCGCTGGCCACGGTGCCCATGAAGGGCAGTTGCATATGGGTGTGGGGGTCGATGCCGCCGGGCATCAGGTATTGGCCACTGCCATCGAGCACTTCGCAGCCTGCAGGGTTATCCAGATTGTTGTCCAGATTCTGGCCGATGGCCTTGATCACGCCGTCGGCGCACAACACATCGGCTTTATAACTTTCATCATGGGTAATAAGGGTGGCGCCACGGATCAACAGAGACATTCCGAGTTCCTCGCAGGCATGACCGGCTTATGCCGGTTCTAGTGTTCTGGTAATAAGCATGCTGCGGAATTTTTATTCCTGTCAGCGGTGTCAGGAATAAAAACTAGCTGGTGTTCAATCAATCGGCAAGATTATTTTTTATAAGCATATATCGATATTAAGTTATTGAAATATAAAGTTTTAATTCGTAAATCCGCAAAATGGTGCAGCCTTTCACCATTTTGACGCACTTGACAGGATCGAAATATGAGCAAGATTTTCTATGTGAAATCAGCCGCTTGAAGGAGGCCTGTGGCCCATACGAAAGTTTGAAAAAAGTTTGCGTGCACCAGATTGAGTCCTGACCCGATGGACAACTTGCCCGGCATTCGGCCTGAGTGAACCGGCAAGTTATCTTGGGCAGGAAGTTGTTCAGAATAAAACTGAAGAAACATCAGTTGTTTACATGGATTTTACCGACTGTGAAGCCGCCTCGACGGGCAAGCCGGCACGCTTATTGAGTGCCGCCG
Protein-coding sequences here:
- the hydA gene encoding dihydropyrimidinase, with product MSLLIRGATLITHDESYKADVLCADGVIKAIGQNLDNNLDNPAGCEVLDGSGQYLMPGGIDPHTHMQLPFMGTVASEDFFSGTAAGLAGGTTSIIDFVIPNPQQSLLEAFHQWRGWAEKSASDYGFHVAITWWSEQVREEMAELVSHHGVNSFKHFMAYKNAIMAADDTLVASFERCLELGAVPTVHAENGELVYHLQRKLLAQGITGPEAHPLSRPSQVEGEAASRAIRIAETLGTPLYLVHVSTKEALDEITYARGKGQSVYGEVLAGHLLLDDSVYRHPDWQTAAGYVMSPPFRPHGHQDALWHGLQSGNLHTTATDHCCFCAEQKAAGRDDFSKIPNGTAGIEDRMAVLWDEGVNSGRLSMQDFVALTSTNAAKIFNLYPRKGAIRVGADADLVLWDPQGSRTISAATHHQQVDFNIFEGKTVRGVPSHTISQGKLVWADGDLRAERGAGRYVERPAYPAVFDLLSKRAEAHKPTAVKR
- a CDS encoding MFS transporter; amino-acid sequence: MDSYAPRNWQPHEKPSLPGSPSTPLHPSHKRLAYALVGLLVAITGGLGNSLVVANLQYLQGALGATTAEMAWLPAAYVMTNVSMNLLLVKFRQQFGLRAFTEVFLVLYALVTFGHLFVNDLSSAIAVRAAHGMVGAALSSLGLYYMVQAFPAKWRMKALVLGLGASQLALPLARLFSEDLLQIAEWRGLYLFELGLALASLGCVFLLKLPPGDRFRTFEKLDFLTFAILASGVALLCAVLSLGRIDWWLEAPWIGYASAGSIVLILAGLAIEHNRSNPMLMTRWLGSGAAIRLALAVILIRMVLSEQSTGAVGFLQALNMSSQQMRLLYGVMLLGSIAGLATSALTINPAHLLMPLVISLALMAVGSVMDSFSSNLTRPANMYFSQFLLAFGGTFFLGPTMVLGTRNVLTNPRNLVSFSVLFGICQNLGGLIGSALLGTFQIVREKYHSSHIVEQLVMMDPRVLGRVQSGGAAVGRMIADPQARELQGIRSLASAATREANVLAYNDVFMLIAVIAVLTMIWIFIRSLWLMSTTKAVTPATSTSAPTPVQPSGAISS
- a CDS encoding acetyltransferase, with the protein product MHIRKRWPADDPQLAALWDRSVRATHDFISEDDIQLLYPLVRDTYLPALEVWLLVDDDGTPAGFIASAGEKVEMLFIEPVRRGQGVGRQLLDHVRSRHPRLSVDVNEQNPQAHGFYRHYGFEDIGRSETDGQGRPFPIIHMRLKTP
- a CDS encoding HlyD family secretion protein, whose amino-acid sequence is MTEPTITTTNAIASTPEGSAPPSMPITEPRSLRVRIISSLGFAAIAISGVLVVLYAWQLPPFSSAIESTENALMRGQVTIIGPQLSGYVFEVPVQDFQFVKAGDLLVRLDDRIYQQRLDQSLAQLASQKAALANVVQQRNSAEATIKLRQAALADSQAQARKSAADLRRNQELIADGSVSQRDLDVTRAANAQTIAAVAQAQAQLDIARQDLQTVIVNRGSLEAAVANAEAAVQLARIDLSNTRVTAPRDGQLGQIGVRLGAYVNSGAQLMSLVPNQLWVIANMKETQMDNIRVGQPASFTVDALNHRKFHGHVQRISPATGSEFALLQADNATGNFVKIAQRIPVRITVDPDQAESERLRPGMSVVVSIDTAGEGDEHIE
- a CDS encoding TetR/AcrR family transcriptional regulator: MGNHKIEIRRSNVEKILLAAEKVFAEKGFSGTAMADIAAEVQLPRSNLHYYFSTKSELYSAVLLELLELWKQDALCFEMFDDPRVVLSSYIRAKMNHSRSRPYGSKVWANEIIHGAPTLGEALDASLYDWAKMKEAKIRQWVEDQRILPVEPSSLLYMIWASTQHYADFDHQIMIINEHQPLSDMQFEKAVQTVTSVILRGIGLEP
- a CDS encoding NAD(P)-dependent oxidoreductase, which gives rise to MIKTLNHLPHPQEDGATLAGHFSDLAPPLNDRQAHLEASRCLYCYDAPCVNACPSEIDIPSFIRHIHTDNVQGAAQKILSANILGGSCARVCPTEILCQQACVRNNAQECAPVLIGLLQRYAVDNAHFSQHPFQRAAATGKRIAVVGAGPAGLSCAHRCAMHGHEVVIFEAREKAGGLNEYGIAKYKLVDDFAQKELDFLLQIGGIEIRHGHKLGDNLSLTELHQQFDAVFLGLGLAASKQLGLPHEDAPGLLAATDYIRELRQADDLTQLPLADHCIVLGAGNTAIDMAVQMARLGAHDVNLVYRRGVEDMGATQHEQDIAKANQVRLLTWAAPEEVLLDAQGRVRGMRFARTRLVEGRLQTTGETFELAADAIFKAIGQAFDGAALGDPLARELKRAGERIEVDEQLRTSIPGVYAGGDCVSLGQDLTVQAVQHGKRAAEAMHAQLMLNVEAA
- the copD gene encoding copper homeostasis membrane protein CopD, producing the protein MSTLLVLCRFVHFAAVLLLFGAWVFRPLLLGREPCAALDRNLTRLGRWLTGIALATGICWLLLITASMAGSGAAALDPATLRLVLGNTFFGQVWSWHLLLNGALVVLLLTRLGERLAPRLILAALLLATLAPVGHGAMLDGLGGQLLILNQIVHLSCVSLWLGGLLVLLMLLWQPDGLPLGQLLRRFSGVGYGLVAGLTLSGLINVRVLTGQLWPTPLLSGFALILLIKVLLVCGMFALALFNRLRIEDCQQRLGTLRRSVLLEWLLGIAAVAAVSLLGTLPPLTAA
- the preA gene encoding NAD-dependent dihydropyrimidine dehydrogenase subunit PreA; protein product: MADLSIVFAGIKAPNPFWLASAPPTDKAYNVVRAFEAGWGGVVWKTLGEDPAAVNVSSRYSAHFGANREVLGINNIELITDRSLEINLKEITQVKKDWPDRALIVSLMVPCVEESWKNILPLVEATGADGIELNFGCPHGMPERGMGAAVGQVPEYVEQVTRWCKTYCSLPVIVKLTPNITDIRMAARAAHRGGADAVSLINTINSITSVDLERMVANPMVGSQSTHGGYCGSAVKPIALNMVAEIARDPQTQGLPICGIGGIGTWRDAAEFVALGCGAVQVCTAAMLHGFRIVEEMKDGLSRWMDSQGYSSLQQFSGKAVGNTTDWKYLDINYQVIAKIDQDACIGCGRCHIACEDTSHQAIASLRQADGTHKYEVIDAECVGCNLCQITCPVQDCIEMVPQDTGKPFLDWQHDPRNPYREAV
- the copC gene encoding copper homeostasis periplasmic binding protein CopC; this translates as MLKKLLTTSALLASLVAASSAFAHAHLQSQVPAADSTVSAPSELRLVFSEGVEATFTKVSLSKDGAAVAVKALATEGADKKTLIVTPAAPLTAGAYKVEWHAVSVDTHTSEGSYSFKVGQ